A genomic stretch from uncultured Cohaesibacter sp. includes:
- a CDS encoding DUF3329 domain-containing protein has translation MFDTSHPMLKPLWVRLLICGVTLGWGLFEFLMASSTWAVIFGVVGLICVYHLLLEYEPPLDQPANAPSEKEEEAS, from the coding sequence TTGTTCGACACTTCACATCCCATGCTCAAGCCTCTTTGGGTTCGGCTCCTCATTTGCGGTGTGACCCTGGGCTGGGGTCTCTTCGAATTTCTCATGGCCAGCTCGACATGGGCCGTAATCTTCGGCGTCGTCGGGTTGATTTGCGTTTACCACCTGCTACTGGAATATGAGCCGCCTTTAGACCAGCCTGCAAACGCACCAAGCGAGAAAGAGGAAGAAGCCTCATAG
- a CDS encoding threonine/serine dehydratase: protein MPDNFAISFDDILSAAKRLEGHAVRTPLLEFAPLNDKLGKRVLVKFEGAQHTGSFKFRGAFNRISTIDPSAKAAGVVAWSSGNHAQGIAAAASMNDIRATIVMPSDAPRIKVNNTRALGADIVFYDRYTESREEIAMALVQERGAILIPSYDDPFIIAGQGTVGLEIAQQAQEAGADIGAVIAPCGGGGLMSGTATAIREKCPDAKVYSAEPEGFDSTGRSLGSDEPAGNIPDARSICDALQSPYPGKLTLPINKQKLAGGGAVSDDEVRTAVRFAFEKLKLVAEPGGAAGLAAALAGKIPEHDGALAIVISGANVDPELYCEILSA, encoded by the coding sequence ATGCCAGATAATTTTGCCATTTCATTTGACGATATTCTGAGCGCTGCCAAACGCCTTGAAGGCCACGCCGTGCGCACTCCCCTGCTCGAGTTTGCCCCGCTGAATGACAAGCTTGGCAAGCGGGTCTTGGTCAAGTTCGAGGGAGCACAGCATACCGGGTCTTTCAAATTTCGTGGGGCCTTCAACCGCATTTCGACCATCGACCCGTCCGCAAAGGCGGCCGGTGTGGTGGCCTGGTCTTCGGGCAACCACGCTCAGGGTATTGCGGCGGCGGCCAGCATGAATGACATCCGGGCAACCATCGTCATGCCCAGCGACGCGCCCAGGATCAAGGTCAACAACACCCGCGCCCTTGGTGCCGATATCGTCTTTTATGATCGATACACCGAATCCCGCGAAGAAATCGCCATGGCGCTCGTCCAAGAACGGGGCGCTATTCTGATCCCGTCCTATGATGACCCCTTCATCATTGCCGGTCAGGGCACCGTCGGGCTGGAAATTGCCCAGCAGGCGCAAGAGGCCGGTGCGGACATCGGAGCCGTCATTGCGCCTTGTGGCGGTGGGGGACTTATGTCTGGGACGGCAACTGCCATCAGGGAAAAATGCCCTGACGCCAAGGTTTATTCGGCTGAACCGGAAGGCTTTGACAGCACGGGCCGGTCACTTGGCAGCGATGAGCCTGCCGGAAATATCCCTGACGCGCGCTCTATTTGCGATGCTTTGCAGTCCCCCTATCCGGGCAAGTTGACCCTTCCGATCAACAAGCAGAAGCTGGCCGGGGGGGGGGCCGTCAGCGATGACGAGGTGCGCACGGCCGTGCGCTTTGCATTCGAGAAACTCAAGCTTGTGGCGGAGCCGGGTGGGGCTGCCGGACTGGCAGCGGCCCTAGCAGGCAAGATCCCCGAGCATGACGGAGCGCTGGCGATTGTCATTTCCGGTGCCAATGTCGATCCTGAGCTCTATTGCGAGATTCTCTCCGCCTGA